From the genome of Psychrilyobacter atlanticus DSM 19335, one region includes:
- the era gene encoding GTPase Era produces the protein MKAGFIAVVGRPNVGKSTLMNKIVNEKVAIVSNKAGTTRDSIKGILTIQDTQYVFIDTPGIHKPKHLLGEHMTNTAISALREVEAVMMVLDGTQEISTGDQFVFDKIMKAPNTPRIAVINKIDLMKDEEIEEKIGEIKAKLGDFHKIVTMSAEYAIGIPKLLEAIDPFLEEGIMYYPEDMYTDMPMYKMIIEIVREKILTRTRDEIPHSIAVEIINVERRENGKDKYDINIYVERDSQKGIVIGKRGALLKAVGTDARKDIETLLEKKIYLNLWVKVKDKWRKKKPFLKEMGYNLDEL, from the coding sequence ATGAAAGCAGGATTTATTGCAGTAGTAGGAAGACCAAATGTAGGAAAATCTACATTGATGAATAAGATAGTAAATGAAAAGGTAGCTATAGTTTCTAATAAAGCTGGAACAACTAGAGATTCTATCAAGGGGATATTAACTATCCAAGATACACAATATGTATTTATTGATACCCCAGGAATCCATAAACCTAAACATCTTTTAGGTGAACATATGACTAACACAGCTATCAGCGCATTAAGAGAAGTAGAAGCTGTTATGATGGTATTAGACGGAACTCAAGAGATCAGTACAGGAGACCAATTTGTTTTTGATAAAATTATGAAAGCTCCTAATACCCCTAGAATTGCCGTTATCAATAAGATTGACCTTATGAAAGATGAGGAAATCGAAGAAAAAATTGGAGAAATCAAAGCAAAATTAGGAGATTTCCATAAGATTGTAACTATGTCAGCTGAATATGCTATCGGTATTCCTAAATTATTAGAAGCTATCGATCCATTTTTAGAGGAAGGAATCATGTACTATCCAGAGGATATGTATACTGATATGCCTATGTATAAGATGATTATAGAGATCGTAAGAGAAAAAATATTAACTAGAACTAGAGATGAAATCCCTCATTCTATTGCTGTTGAGATCATCAATGTAGAGAGAAGAGAAAATGGTAAAGATAAATATGATATCAATATCTATGTAGAGAGAGATTCTCAAAAAGGAATAGTTATCGGTAAAAGAGGTGCCCTTTTAAAAGCTGTTGGTACCGATGCTAGAAAAGATATCGAGACTTTATTAGAGAAAAAAATCTACTTGAACCTTTGGGTTAAAGTTAAAGATAAGTGGAGAAAGAAAAAGCCATTCTTAAAGGAAATGGGATATAACTTAGATGAATTATAA
- a CDS encoding sigma-54 interaction domain-containing protein has protein sequence MSDKNELKYSVFKNLVDNLYDEVIVWDDNYKIVYVNKASYRHYGVSPEELIGKSFFELTKKEYWYPSVLPDVYKNPRIVSIIQKTHLGSKIKTTAVPIFSTKGKLEYVAMNVKDVVSEETSTVKDTVELENKNFITMSKEMNDLLILTEKIAKIDSTVLIQGESGTGKTFLAKHLHKKSRRNKNPFISINCASINGNLLESELFGYVKGAFTGAVGSGKKGFIQMADKGILFLDEIGEMPLELQAKLLHVIQDREFIPVGGTKPVKIDIKIVAATNRNLKEMVNIGKFRRDLYYRLNIFELLIPPLRKRERDIIPLANYFLNKNNEKYGRNCYLDEKTLKIMLGYSWPGNVRELSHIIERLVVTSENTKIKPDILPSEFFTLQDEGENDFESTDINLDEIMGEYEEKIIKKYYELYPSSRKLAKELKISQSKSNRLIKKYIES, from the coding sequence ATGAGTGATAAAAATGAACTGAAATATTCAGTATTTAAAAATTTAGTGGATAATCTCTACGATGAAGTAATAGTGTGGGATGATAACTATAAGATAGTCTATGTGAATAAGGCAAGTTATCGGCACTATGGGGTATCACCGGAGGAACTTATAGGGAAATCATTTTTTGAATTGACGAAAAAAGAGTATTGGTATCCCTCTGTTTTGCCTGATGTATATAAAAATCCAAGAATTGTAAGTATAATTCAAAAAACTCATTTGGGGTCGAAAATAAAAACCACGGCAGTACCTATTTTTTCAACTAAGGGAAAATTAGAATATGTTGCTATGAATGTAAAGGATGTAGTTTCAGAAGAAACTTCTACGGTCAAAGATACTGTGGAATTAGAAAACAAAAATTTTATTACCATGAGTAAAGAGATGAATGATCTCTTAATCTTGACTGAAAAGATAGCAAAGATAGATTCAACAGTTTTGATTCAGGGAGAATCAGGAACGGGAAAAACATTTTTAGCCAAACATCTACATAAAAAAAGCAGGAGAAATAAAAATCCATTTATCTCTATAAATTGTGCTTCTATCAATGGGAATCTTTTGGAATCGGAGTTATTTGGATATGTAAAAGGAGCTTTTACAGGAGCTGTGGGAAGTGGAAAGAAGGGATTTATCCAGATGGCAGATAAGGGGATCTTATTTTTAGATGAGATAGGTGAGATGCCCTTAGAACTACAGGCTAAACTTCTCCATGTGATTCAAGACAGGGAGTTTATCCCGGTAGGAGGAACTAAACCTGTTAAGATAGATATTAAAATAGTGGCTGCGACCAATAGAAATCTAAAAGAGATGGTAAATATCGGAAAATTTAGGAGAGATCTTTATTACAGGCTGAATATTTTTGAACTTCTTATCCCACCTCTAAGAAAAAGAGAAAGAGATATAATTCCTTTAGCTAATTATTTTTTGAATAAAAATAATGAAAAATATGGAAGGAATTGTTATTTAGATGAAAAAACATTGAAAATAATGCTGGGATATTCCTGGCCGGGAAATGTGAGGGAGCTCTCCCATATAATTGAAAGATTGGTAGTGACATCTGAAAACACTAAGATAAAGCCTGATATTTTACCTAGTGAATTCTTCACACTTCAAGATGAAGGGGAGAATGATTTTGAAAGTACAGATATAAATTTAGATGAAATAATGGGAGAATATGAAGAGAAGATAATAAAAAAATACTATGAATTGTATCCAAGCTCCAGAAAATTGGCAAAGGAATTAAAAATAAGTCAAAGTAAGTCCAATCGATTGATAAAAAAATACATTGAGTCATAA
- a CDS encoding Cof-type HAD-IIB family hydrolase: MIKAIMLDLDGTLLDNLHKISETNKKVLKKLENKGVKIFLATGRSFESMRSYHEELNLTTPAICYNGAKIIYHNGVEKEYPIKERSLKALIEIAREHKTHLNLYQHEIWYSENIQNKETEIYKEISGLEPVEKDFNHLDEMFSTKALYVGDHEDLLKIEKDIKDRLGDYVYTTFSRPFFLEILDGNVNKGTAMKNIMEAENISLSQVIAFGDGLNDKEMLETAGVGVAMDGAFEELKQVADHITASNDESGVGEFLKKYL, translated from the coding sequence ATGATAAAAGCTATTATGCTCGATCTAGATGGGACATTATTAGATAATCTTCATAAGATCAGCGAGACAAATAAAAAAGTACTAAAAAAGTTAGAGAATAAAGGTGTAAAGATATTTTTAGCAACTGGTAGAAGTTTTGAATCTATGAGGTCATACCATGAGGAACTTAATTTAACGACTCCTGCTATCTGCTATAATGGAGCCAAAATAATATATCACAACGGGGTTGAAAAAGAGTATCCTATAAAGGAAAGATCACTAAAAGCACTGATAGAGATTGCTAGGGAGCATAAAACTCATCTAAATCTATACCAGCATGAGATATGGTACTCTGAAAATATCCAAAACAAAGAAACTGAAATATATAAAGAGATTTCAGGACTAGAACCTGTAGAAAAAGATTTTAATCATTTGGATGAGATGTTTTCCACAAAGGCCCTCTATGTAGGGGATCACGAAGATCTATTAAAGATAGAAAAAGATATAAAGGATAGGTTAGGAGATTACGTCTATACTACTTTTTCAAGACCATTTTTTCTGGAAATTTTAGACGGGAATGTCAACAAGGGCACGGCTATGAAAAACATCATGGAGGCTGAGAATATCTCTCTGTCTCAGGTTATAGCCTTTGGAGATGGGTTAAACGACAAGGAGATGTTGGAAACTGCCGGAGTCGGAGTTGCTATGGACGGTGCCTTCGAAGAATTAAAGCAGGTTGCTGACCATATAACTGCCTCTAACGATGAATCTGGAGTAGGAGAATTTTTAAAGAAATATTTATAG
- a CDS encoding UxaA family hydrolase, producing the protein MNFKGYRREDGSIGIRNKTLIIAVDECCDGIARNISEKVKDSVVLTNSYTCMLGGNEETFNQMIAVGKNPNVGGVLVIAMGCGSILPEQIAEPIAKIGKPVDILTCQKNGGTRRTIETGIQKLKTISDKINKTPREDVSIAELIVGVKCGGSDTSSGMASNPSAGNAIDKLIDAGGIGIGGELFELQGCQENLRRRAVSQEVFNKIDSLIEAERLRWSVEGTNVETMSIGNSVGGLTTIEEKSLGALYKMGTKPIKDILEINKYFIDKPKQSGFYLSETTMLCGGAGVNFASLGAQMVLWTSGAAGFNNPIIPVIRISGNEDLFNDDMDIDARGIMNGSDTVDNVGNNIIKKIIEVANGEKTQLEDLGSSTLTLYQKDQRLDKLLGNCKNR; encoded by the coding sequence ATGAACTTTAAAGGATATAGAAGAGAAGATGGAAGTATCGGGATTAGAAATAAAACTCTGATTATAGCAGTAGATGAATGTTGTGATGGAATTGCCAGAAATATTTCAGAAAAAGTAAAAGATTCAGTAGTTTTGACTAATTCGTATACTTGTATGCTTGGTGGAAATGAAGAAACTTTTAACCAAATGATAGCAGTTGGAAAAAATCCAAATGTTGGAGGAGTTTTAGTTATTGCAATGGGGTGTGGAAGTATTTTACCTGAGCAAATCGCTGAACCAATTGCCAAAATAGGTAAGCCTGTAGATATACTGACGTGTCAAAAAAATGGCGGGACACGTAGAACAATTGAGACAGGAATCCAAAAATTAAAAACAATATCAGATAAGATTAACAAAACTCCAAGAGAAGATGTTTCGATTGCTGAATTGATAGTAGGTGTCAAGTGTGGTGGGTCGGATACGAGCTCTGGAATGGCATCTAATCCTAGTGCAGGAAATGCTATTGATAAATTAATTGATGCAGGTGGAATAGGAATTGGTGGAGAATTATTTGAACTTCAAGGGTGCCAAGAAAATCTAAGAAGGCGTGCTGTTTCTCAAGAAGTGTTTAATAAAATAGATTCATTGATTGAAGCTGAAAGGTTAAGATGGAGTGTAGAAGGAACAAATGTTGAAACAATGAGTATTGGTAATAGTGTAGGAGGACTTACTACTATTGAGGAAAAATCACTTGGTGCACTTTATAAAATGGGTACCAAACCAATAAAAGATATTTTAGAGATCAATAAATATTTTATTGATAAACCAAAACAGAGTGGATTTTACCTATCGGAAACAACAATGTTATGTGGTGGAGCTGGAGTAAATTTTGCATCTTTAGGAGCTCAAATGGTTTTATGGACAAGTGGAGCTGCGGGATTTAACAACCCAATTATTCCTGTTATTCGTATAAGTGGAAATGAAGATCTATTCAATGATGATATGGATATCGATGCAAGAGGGATAATGAATGGATCAGATACTGTTGATAATGTAGGTAATAATATAATTAAAAAAATTATTGAAGTTGCAAACGGTGAAAAGACACAGTTAGAAGACCTTGGAAGTTCAACTCTGACGTTATATCAAAAAGATCAAAGATTAGATAAGCTATTGGGAAATTGTAAAAATAGATAA
- a CDS encoding metallophosphoesterase family protein — protein sequence MGKKYKILIISDTEILGRYPMDKLKKMFSDIDFIISAGDLGNDYLDYLFTTLNKDIIYVNGNHVHKKGHDISFCKNIDGKIIRYKGLKIFGLGGSKKYSYQENQYSEFEMTQRIILNLGYLFWGRKLDIMVTHTPPRRINDREDFTHQGFEVFHKILKYFKPKLWIHGHIHLVSHMDTQETTIGDTRIINAYGYKVIEYMKN from the coding sequence ATGGGTAAAAAATATAAGATACTTATTATCAGTGATACAGAAATTTTAGGACGATATCCCATGGATAAGCTAAAAAAGATGTTTTCTGATATTGATTTTATAATCTCAGCAGGAGATCTGGGAAATGATTATTTAGATTATCTTTTTACAACTCTCAATAAGGATATCATCTATGTCAATGGAAATCATGTCCACAAAAAAGGACACGATATCTCATTCTGTAAAAATATAGATGGAAAAATCATAAGATATAAAGGTCTAAAAATATTTGGTTTAGGAGGAAGTAAAAAGTACTCCTACCAGGAAAATCAATATTCAGAATTTGAGATGACTCAAAGGATAATTTTAAATTTAGGTTACCTTTTCTGGGGAAGGAAACTAGATATCATGGTAACCCACACTCCTCCACGGAGGATAAATGATCGGGAAGATTTTACCCATCAGGGATTTGAAGTATTTCATAAAATTTTAAAGTATTTTAAACCTAAATTATGGATCCACGGACATATTCATCTGGTTTCTCATATGGATACCCAGGAGACTACCATAGGTGATACTCGGATTATCAATGCCTATGGATATAAAGTTATAGAATATATGAAAAATTAG
- the recN gene encoding DNA repair protein RecN, with product MLRELRIENLAIIDKLELEFQDKLIALTGETGAGKSIILTGINLLIGEKTNMEMLRDGADYLLAEGVFDANENQVEELHEMGIDVENNEIIVQRRMESNGRGKAFVNGRRVPMSNLKEIMGTLVDIVGQHSHQMLLHRGNHIKLIDRFLNKDEHLIKDQLGDIVSSYEEIHRLLIQLSETRNNIKEKKDLYEYQLAEIEEVNLSKNEDEELEDEYKILFNAGKITEKLKNSYYSISDGEVNVTSLLHGVKKNMESLSQYGKDYEAIFEKVEKIYYEVEDLTYNIENIQDNMDVDEYRLNAVVDRLDKINNLKKKYGEDISEILEYRDKIKNELDLLDESDFEEKKLNKKIQDLLKKYKEIAGKLSTVRKSKAKLIEEHLTSELVYLNMKDARFKVDFKVDEKISRSGMDIVEFMIAPNLGQEMKPLAKVVSGGEMSRIMLALKVIFSAVDNVPILVFDEIDTGVGGETVRKIADKLYDIGENAQIICITHSPAIAAKASQQFYIKKKNIQGKTIATVKNLNPEERIDEIARMLAGDQVSDSVKNHAKDLLKG from the coding sequence ATGTTAAGGGAACTTCGAATTGAAAATTTAGCAATTATAGATAAATTAGAATTAGAATTTCAAGATAAATTAATAGCTCTCACAGGGGAGACAGGGGCAGGGAAATCTATTATCCTTACAGGTATCAACCTTCTTATTGGTGAAAAAACTAATATGGAGATGCTCCGGGATGGAGCTGACTACCTTCTGGCTGAAGGTGTCTTTGATGCCAATGAAAATCAAGTGGAAGAACTCCATGAGATGGGAATAGACGTAGAAAATAATGAGATAATCGTTCAGAGAAGGATGGAATCCAATGGCCGGGGAAAAGCTTTTGTAAATGGCAGAAGAGTCCCTATGAGCAACCTAAAGGAGATCATGGGAACCTTGGTTGATATCGTAGGCCAGCACTCCCATCAGATGCTCCTTCACAGAGGAAATCATATAAAATTAATCGATAGATTTTTAAATAAAGATGAACACCTTATCAAAGATCAACTGGGAGATATTGTTTCTAGCTATGAGGAGATCCACAGACTCCTCATACAGCTTTCGGAAACAAGAAATAATATCAAAGAGAAAAAAGATCTCTACGAATATCAGCTGGCAGAAATTGAAGAGGTAAACTTATCTAAAAATGAAGATGAGGAATTAGAGGATGAATATAAGATCCTTTTTAATGCCGGGAAGATTACTGAAAAATTAAAAAATTCCTACTATAGTATAAGTGATGGAGAGGTAAATGTAACTTCTTTACTCCATGGAGTGAAAAAAAATATGGAATCCCTTTCTCAATATGGGAAAGACTATGAGGCTATCTTTGAAAAAGTAGAAAAAATCTACTATGAAGTTGAGGACCTCACATATAATATAGAAAACATTCAAGATAATATGGATGTAGATGAGTACCGGCTGAATGCTGTAGTAGATAGATTAGACAAGATAAATAACCTCAAGAAAAAATACGGAGAAGATATCTCAGAAATCTTAGAATATCGGGATAAGATAAAGAATGAATTAGATCTTTTAGATGAAAGTGATTTTGAAGAAAAAAAATTAAATAAAAAAATACAAGATCTCCTAAAAAAATATAAGGAGATCGCTGGTAAATTATCTACTGTCCGTAAGAGTAAAGCTAAACTTATCGAAGAACACCTTACCTCTGAGCTTGTATATTTAAATATGAAAGATGCTAGATTTAAAGTCGATTTTAAAGTCGATGAGAAGATCTCAAGGTCTGGAATGGATATAGTAGAATTCATGATTGCTCCCAACCTAGGGCAGGAGATGAAACCCCTTGCTAAGGTAGTTTCTGGGGGAGAGATGAGCAGGATCATGCTGGCTCTAAAGGTAATATTTTCAGCTGTAGATAATGTTCCTATACTGGTATTTGACGAGATTGATACTGGGGTAGGAGGGGAAACAGTGAGAAAGATCGCCGATAAACTATATGATATTGGAGAGAATGCTCAGATCATATGTATAACTCATTCCCCTGCAATTGCAGCTAAGGCAAGCCAGCAATTTTATATTAAGAAAAAAAATATTCAGGGAAAAACAATAGCTACAGTAAAAAATCTAAATCCAGAAGAGAGGATAGATGAGATCGCACGAATGTTGGCAGGAGATCAGGTCAGTGACAGTGTAAAAAATCATGCAAAAGATCTGCTGAAGGGGTGA
- a CDS encoding tyrosine-type recombinase/integrase: MLSKVPGFKEFEKHMKDSSFSYNSCEAYKKDIDDFFIFIRYKPLNEIIEEDILNFIKDLKKVYSNNSINRKIISIRGYLKYFYKNGIIDSLPMEKIKNLPPEKRTLEILSSEEVEKLREVMDDSPKEYRDNIILDILYDTGILISEVLDLRCEDLISEDYKIITQIKGVKINKISLDSSLSERLKIFIEEKRDSLRNKNTKIFSSVSRQNYRARLIKYGKRANLNREIYTHMIRNSVLKNILDTEGAHVVKDRMGYSTIQNTSLYSSRNTQQIKKIYMEIGIGDE; encoded by the coding sequence ATGCTCAGCAAAGTACCGGGATTCAAAGAATTTGAAAAACATATGAAAGACAGCAGCTTTAGTTATAACAGCTGCGAAGCCTACAAAAAAGATATCGATGATTTTTTTATCTTTATAAGATATAAACCTCTAAATGAAATAATAGAGGAAGATATCTTAAACTTCATAAAAGACCTAAAAAAAGTCTATTCCAATAACAGTATCAACAGAAAAATAATATCTATTCGAGGATATTTAAAATATTTTTACAAAAATGGTATAATTGATAGTCTGCCCATGGAAAAGATAAAAAATCTTCCTCCTGAAAAAAGAACTTTAGAGATACTGAGTTCCGAGGAGGTTGAGAAATTAAGAGAAGTTATGGATGATTCTCCCAAAGAATACAGGGACAACATCATCTTAGACATCCTCTATGACACCGGTATTTTAATCTCAGAAGTTTTAGATCTCAGATGTGAAGACCTAATCTCAGAAGATTATAAAATTATTACTCAAATTAAGGGTGTTAAGATAAATAAGATTTCTTTAGACAGCTCTTTAAGTGAACGATTGAAAATATTTATAGAAGAAAAAAGAGATTCATTAAGAAATAAAAATACCAAGATATTTTCCAGTGTTTCCAGGCAAAATTATAGAGCCAGACTTATAAAATATGGTAAAAGAGCCAATCTAAATAGAGAGATCTATACCCATATGATTAGAAATTCTGTATTAAAAAATATTTTGGACACAGAGGGAGCTCATGTTGTAAAGGATAGAATGGGATATTCTACCATTCAAAATACCAGTCTTTACAGCAGCAGAAATACTCAGCAGATTAAAAAGATATATATGGAGATAGGAATCGGAGACGAATAA
- a CDS encoding BCCT family transporter, translating into MNKKTGVNVGELKIEKKIEGARIDKVLISISIFFVILLVGLLYTNPEASQKIANIIFGKMTNWFGSFTLIFTFSGFVLLIGVALSKYGNIKLGDHKPEHTTFKWVAMMISCGLGSATIYWAFIEWAYYIGNPGLGIEANSIRAFEMALPYNMFHWGFSAWTLYALVGLPMCYHFYVRKNEGLSLSSIISKITGIKKDGVLATIINVMFIFICFGGLSITLGVSVPLVSQVLCAVVGITPTFGMNVALILLISIVYSLSSYIGIEKGMARISDWNGKLAIFFLLAIVVLGPSLFIMNNITNSLGLMLQNFVGMSLFTDSIGQTGFPQSWTIFYWLYWITYAPFTGIFIAKVSKGRTIRSVIINTLVSGSIGCFSFFGVIGSLSIDRQLRGLVDMTGLLGAGKDTFAIIEVMKTLPLGSVFMMMFSIIAVLFLATTLDGAAFTMASTATPGLKSNENPHPIHRLFWCVLLALVPLVMIFIGANLNTIKTAAIITGVPIIFLMIIMVYGWIKWMVKDYQVHTKKENNYVLIDNEKEENYK; encoded by the coding sequence ATGAATAAAAAAACAGGTGTAAATGTTGGAGAATTAAAAATAGAAAAAAAAATAGAAGGGGCCAGAATCGACAAAGTATTAATCTCAATTAGTATATTTTTTGTTATTCTACTCGTTGGATTATTATATACAAATCCTGAAGCTTCTCAGAAAATTGCAAATATAATATTCGGTAAAATGACAAATTGGTTTGGGTCGTTTACATTAATCTTTACTTTTTCAGGTTTTGTATTATTAATAGGTGTAGCATTGTCCAAATACGGAAACATTAAACTAGGTGATCATAAACCTGAACATACGACCTTTAAATGGGTTGCAATGATGATTAGTTGTGGATTGGGATCAGCTACTATTTATTGGGCATTTATAGAATGGGCTTATTATATAGGAAATCCTGGATTAGGAATAGAAGCTAATTCAATAAGAGCATTTGAAATGGCACTGCCGTACAATATGTTCCACTGGGGATTCAGTGCTTGGACGTTATATGCTTTAGTCGGATTACCAATGTGTTACCATTTTTATGTTAGAAAAAACGAAGGTCTTAGCCTTAGTTCTATAATCAGCAAAATTACCGGAATAAAAAAAGATGGTGTTCTTGCTACTATTATTAATGTTATGTTTATTTTCATCTGCTTTGGTGGATTAAGTATTACTTTAGGAGTATCAGTGCCTCTAGTTTCACAGGTATTATGTGCTGTAGTTGGGATCACACCTACTTTTGGAATGAATGTTGCATTAATTTTATTAATTTCCATAGTTTATTCCCTCAGTTCATATATTGGTATCGAAAAAGGAATGGCCAGAATATCAGATTGGAATGGTAAATTAGCGATTTTCTTCCTATTAGCAATTGTAGTTTTAGGTCCTAGTTTATTTATCATGAATAATATTACTAATTCACTTGGATTAATGTTACAAAATTTTGTTGGTATGAGTTTATTTACAGATTCAATAGGTCAAACTGGATTTCCTCAGTCATGGACAATATTTTACTGGTTATACTGGATAACTTATGCTCCATTTACAGGAATATTTATTGCAAAAGTTTCAAAAGGAAGAACTATTAGGTCAGTGATTATAAATACTTTAGTTAGTGGAAGTATTGGATGTTTTTCTTTCTTTGGAGTAATTGGAAGTTTATCTATAGACAGACAACTGAGAGGCTTGGTTGACATGACTGGTTTATTAGGTGCAGGTAAAGATACATTTGCCATAATCGAAGTTATGAAAACTTTACCTTTAGGTAGTGTATTCATGATGATGTTCTCAATTATAGCTGTATTATTTTTAGCAACAACTTTAGACGGAGCAGCGTTTACAATGGCGTCTACAGCTACACCTGGATTAAAATCAAATGAAAATCCACATCCAATTCATAGATTGTTCTGGTGTGTATTATTAGCTTTAGTTCCTTTAGTAATGATCTTTATAGGAGCAAATTTAAATACAATCAAAACAGCAGCAATTATTACAGGAGTACCGATAATATTCCTTATGATAATAATGGTTTATGGATGGATTAAATGGATGGTAAAAGATTACCAAGTTCATACAAAAAAAGAAAATAATTATGTTTTAATTGATAATGAAAAAGAAGAAAATTATAAATAA
- a CDS encoding UxaA family hydrolase: MKKKKIINKFSEKDEVMNRFSKKDEKDNVATALVDLGKNKEAHIYLSNGEHLTNIYSNEMIPHGNKIALNDINNGDKIYKYGEVIGVCTEDIKKGDLVHVHNVKSLTVDIPREFKKEIMRQIKVIQKEGEVNEL, encoded by the coding sequence ATGAAAAAGAAGAAAATTATAAATAAATTTAGTGAAAAGGATGAAGTTATGAATAGATTTAGTAAAAAGGATGAAAAAGATAATGTTGCAACAGCATTAGTTGATTTAGGAAAAAATAAAGAAGCCCATATTTACCTATCTAATGGAGAACATTTGACAAATATATACTCTAACGAAATGATACCCCATGGGAATAAAATCGCTCTAAATGATATTAATAATGGAGACAAAATTTATAAATATGGTGAAGTTATAGGGGTGTGTACAGAAGATATAAAAAAAGGAGACTTAGTGCATGTACATAATGTAAAAAGTTTAACAGTAGATATTCCAAGAGAATTTAAAAAAGAAATAATGAGACAAATTAAAGTTATACAAAAAGAAGGTGAAGTAAATGAACTTTAA
- a CDS encoding mandelate racemase/muconate lactonizing enzyme family protein, whose amino-acid sequence MKITDIEVIILRVPEIGKTCTWGDDAVIVKVHTDCGIVGIGESDSSPLVIKSIIETPNSNLYCYGLKELLIGENPLEIEKLWNKMYWASNYMGRRGAGIHAISAIDIALWDIAGKHYGVPVHTLLGGKYRDEIMAYGTFIPYSDLEKNKEEARRLVDKGFKSLKFGGGVFGEDPDTDYNIVKAVREEIGEEIELQIDLATKWRTSGHAIYMANRLKEFNLNWIEEPILADDSNGYAKFSSCVEAKLAGGEALTTVHEFREFLEKYDADIVQPDITRCGGITEIKKIYDMSQMHGVRLIPHGFSTGILLAASVQFLASREYGTLMEFSESQSPLVTKLVKGAPIFKDGYVNVSNKPGLGIELDEEIIEKYRVKISDLFK is encoded by the coding sequence ATGAAAATAACAGATATTGAGGTAATTATACTTAGAGTTCCAGAAATAGGGAAAACATGTACTTGGGGTGATGACGCAGTTATTGTAAAAGTACATACAGACTGCGGGATTGTAGGAATAGGTGAAAGTGATTCATCACCACTTGTTATAAAGTCAATAATAGAGACTCCCAATTCAAATCTATATTGCTATGGATTAAAGGAATTATTGATCGGTGAAAATCCACTAGAAATTGAAAAATTATGGAATAAGATGTATTGGGCATCTAATTATATGGGAAGAAGAGGAGCAGGGATTCACGCAATCAGTGCAATCGATATAGCTCTTTGGGATATTGCAGGAAAACACTATGGTGTTCCAGTTCATACACTCTTAGGTGGTAAATATAGAGATGAGATAATGGCATATGGAACTTTTATTCCATATAGTGATTTAGAAAAAAATAAAGAGGAAGCAAGACGTCTTGTGGACAAAGGTTTTAAAAGTCTTAAGTTTGGTGGAGGAGTTTTCGGAGAAGACCCAGATACAGATTATAATATTGTTAAGGCTGTAAGGGAAGAGATAGGAGAAGAAATTGAACTTCAAATAGATCTAGCTACCAAGTGGAGAACATCAGGTCACGCTATCTATATGGCGAATAGACTGAAGGAATTTAATTTAAATTGGATAGAGGAACCTATCTTGGCTGATGATTCAAATGGATATGCAAAATTTTCTAGCTGTGTAGAAGCTAAATTAGCAGGAGGAGAAGCTCTGACTACCGTGCATGAATTTAGAGAATTTTTAGAGAAATATGATGCCGATATAGTTCAGCCAGATATCACTAGATGTGGTGGGATTACTGAAATAAAAAAAATATATGATATGTCTCAAATGCATGGAGTAAGATTGATCCCTCATGGATTTAGTACTGGAATTTTACTTGCGGCTTCTGTACAGTTTTTAGCTTCAAGAGAGTATGGAACATTGATGGAATTCTCTGAAAGTCAAAGTCCTTTAGTGACAAAATTAGTTAAAGGAGCTCCAATTTTTAAAGATGGATATGTCAACGTCAGTAATAAACCAGGTCTTGGAATTGAACTTGATGAAGAAATAATTGAAAAATATAGGGTAAAGATTAGTGATTTATTTAAGTAA